The sequence TAGATTATTTCTGATACCTCCATGTATAGCGGATCAAGCGAAGCGAAGCAGCATTACCTTGCAGTGCAAAATAATAATCAGCGCGGTTTTTTGGTGTTATTTTAAGCCGCAGCAGGCTTCATTTATGTTGAGGGCAATACAATTAAGACTTCATTTAAGTAAAAAAGTTTAGATAGTATTCAGAAAGCTCAATTCGAACAGTAACAACAATTATCTAAAAGGCCGGTGCGGACACCGATAAACTCTCTTATCTGCACTATAAAAGAATGCTTATAAGCAGTGCTGATCAGTTTGCTTAGGTTGTTACTGGTGACAGATGCGCGTGCGTCTACTGGCGCCGCTAAACTGAGAATCGCCTACACAGTTTTTCTTGATCTAGAGCAACGTACAGTATTTCTGAGCACACGGGCACCGCTCAGCTCAGTAGCGTCGAGCGGTGCTGGCAGGGGTAACTAAAGCTTTGCAAATGCTCTCAGGTTACTTCTCCTTATTTTCTTTGCTCGCCTGAGGTGCTGCGGCTGGCAGTTCCTCTTGCTTGGCTGCAATTGTCTGCTCTTTAGGTTTTGCTGATTTATTCGCAGCAGCACTAACTGGCGTGGTTTTTTCGTCAGCTGAAGCCGAAGAATCTGCTTTTGATTTTGCTAATGGCAGCTCTTCTTGCTTGGCTGCCACTGCAGGTACTTTGGGCTTTTCTGGCTGTGCTGATTTATTCATAGCAGGGTTAACTGGTGTGCTCTTTTTGGCAGCTGAAACTGGCGCATCAGTCTTGATTGCTGCGGCCGGCAACTCCTCTTGCTTGGCTGCTGCCGCTGTGGGTGCTTTAGGTTTTGCTGGCTTTGCTGGCTTTTTCACAGCGGTTTTAATGGGCTTGCTCTTTTCGGCAGCTGAAGCTGGCGCATCAGTCTTGATTGCTGCGGCCGGCAGCTCCTCTTGCTTGGCTGCCGCCGCTGTGGGTGCTTTAGGTTTTGCCGTCTTAGCTGGCTTTTTCACAGCGGTTTTAATGGGCTTGCTCTTTTCGGCAGCTAAAGCTGGCGCATCAGTCTTGATTGCTGCGGCCGGCAGCTCCTCTTGCTTGGCTGCTGCCGCTGTGGGTGCTTTAGGTTTTGCCGTCTTAGCTGGCTTTTTCACAGCGGCTTTAACTGCAGTTGTTTTTTCCTCGCCTACAATCTGAGACTCAAGGCGCTTTGTGTCATGCGCTCTAGCCGACGAAGCCGACGACTTAGGCTGAATGAAGGCAGGCATAGGCTGATCAAACAATTGGTGCAGCTGACGCCAAAGCTCGCCTACCGCCCCCTCTGCAGTCAACAGCTCTGGCACTAGGCGTACCACACTATCAAGCAGGGTTTTGCGTGACTCATTGTCGACAAGCAGCTGCGGTAACGTTTCTAAACTTTCTGCAGGAAGTGCAAAGACCAGCAGACCTTGCTGATCAATAATTGCACGAATAGTTTCTAAATCTATATCAAACTCTTTAATCAGGGTGCGGCTTTTCTCGGCAAGTTGCTCGACACGATCCTTACTGAATTTACCACTCTGGTGGCCAAGCAGTAGCAAGATCCGCGACAAGGCTTCCACTCCACCACCTTGCGTCAGTGAGCTACGCAAGTGTTCAGTGACATCCTGATCCTGCTGTTCAATAAAACCCTGCTGAGTTTCAGGTGCTTGCGCGCCAGTCAAAGTACTAAGGCCACCATAGACTGCATGAAACTGCATCTCCTGCGAGGCATCTTGTACATCGTTATAGCCATTCAGTAGCGCTTCGACGAAATTGGAGGTTGTCTCCTGCCAAGCTAGCAATGGATTATTAGGGGAAACCTCCTGTCGGTTTTCCCGTAGCAAAGGCGCATAGCCAGCCAACCAACTTAATGCTGGGTTCAAGCTACTGTAAGCATACTGTTGCATGCGAAATGGGTGCATTTTGCGTATCATTTCAGCAACGGGCTCATTGATCGTGTGACGCAGCCAAGGACGTACATACCATTCATATAGTGTGTTGTTGAGCTGTGAAGCTTGATCAACCAAAGCGAACTCACGCTCGTCATCACGATCGCGCTCATCTTCACCATCACTAAGAATATTGGCGATACGCCTAGGCTCAAAGTACACCTCATAACCTTGCTCAGATCCGCTTGCCGTTGGCACATCTTCGATCATCATTTCATAGAGCCCAGGTGCCAATAGCGCTATAGCTTCGCTGGCATCCAAAAGCCCGCGGTGTTCGCGACGCGCCACTGCACCAGAGACAAAGATGCCAAAATGATCAATCGTGGCATGCTTTAAGTAAATAATAGTCCGGCCTGCACTGCGCAGCGCTAAATCGCTGGGGTAAATATCAGCGATCCAGTTTAACGCCTGCTGCGGCGGTGTAATGTCGTCACCATAGGAGCAAAACACGACGACTGGCGCCTCGATCTTCTTTAGGTCCACTTCGCTGCTCTGCTGCCCTAAGCCACCCGTGAGACGATTACCAATGAATAAATCATCGACAATCACCTCTATCTCTTCACTATTGAGCAGGGTTGGGCTGCTCCACCAGCGTTCAAAATCAAGAAAGTCCGGGACTTCGCTGTCGATCTTGCTAAATAAGTTGTAATACTTGTTCCAGTGGCTTTCAGCTGGATTCAAGCTTTCATAGCCGCTGACCAACCAAGCACCGTCAAAACGGCCATTGCCCAGATCGCTCGCCAGTCGAGTTGTCCAAGCACCGCCAAGCAGACCGCCTGTGTAGCGCATAGGATTACGCCCATCAGCACCCGCCCAATAAGATAGCGGCGCACCATTGATGATCACCAGCCCTGGTAATTCTGGTCGCGCTGCCGCCAGCCCCATCAATGCCCAACCTGCCTGACAATTACCAATAACTATCGGCTTATCTGAATTGGGATGGCGCTTAGCCACATCTTCAAGAAAGCGCGCTTGCGCCACACCAATATCATGTAAGGTTTGACCAGGCTCGGGGGAGTGGCTAAAGGCAATAAAATATGTTGGATGCCCTGCTCGCAAGCTTTCACCCACCGCTGAGTCTTGCTTGAAACCACCAATACCAGCGCCCTGTCCGCTACGCGGATCAATAACGATGACCGGAGCACGTTCACTATTACTCGGCTGCTCGGATTCAGGAATAATTCTTAATAGTGAATAGTTAACTGGACGAGGCAGGTCGCGCCCATCGATCAATGTTTCGTAAGGAAACTTAAGCAGCAAAGGGAAACCAGCACGCTCATGGGCTAGGGTATTATCGCCACGCTGACGCAATGCATCCAAATACAATAGGCTGCGTTGGCCGAAATCGATCCAATACTCCCAATAATCTGCGGGGCTGGCTTGGCGTAGTTGCCCGTTTTGCGCGGGTGTTAGTATCGTTTTATGGCGCTTTGCAGTTGCTTCGCTGATCTGGTCAAACTGCAGGCGTTGCAACTGCCCTAGGTGTTGGAACAGTGCTTGAGCAGAGGAAAAACGCTCTTCTCGCTTGGCAAAAAAACTCTTATTACTCATACATACCTCAAAATAAACCATAATCTGCGATTTGAGCCCCCTGCAACAGGCATAGGTTACTCCTTATACATTCATTTATAGCGGATCAATCACAGCGAAGCAAAGCTTTTTGTGCAGCGCAAAATAAAAGTTGCAAAACTATTTTTTGCAGTGCATCATAGTAATACACACAAGAGCTGCATGGCTCTCGCACCAGTCGCCGGATTAGGCCTCAATTTATTTAGGAACACTTTAATCATGTCTTTATTTAATCCAGAAAAAATACAAAATGCTCAGAAAGCTCAACTCGAGTTGCTACAACAAATCAGCAGCAAGATGTTTGAAAGTGTTGAGCAGCTCACTCAATTACAATTTAAAAACCTGCGTGCAAGCAGTGGCGATCAATTCGACAGCTTACATTCGTTGTTTTCAATCACTGATCCGCAGGACTTTGCTAAATTGCAGACATCATTTACTCAGCCAGTCGCCCAAGCTGAGCGCTTAATGGAATTTAATCGCGAAGTATATGAGCTGATTTCCAGCACTCAGTCAGATATTGCAAAAATTGCTGAAAGCCAAATCGACGCCACAAGCAAGCAAACTCAGGAGATGATCGAGTTGCTTAGCAAAAATGCGCCAACAGGTGCTGAGCCGGCAGTTGCGATGTTTAAAACAGCGTTAGAAAGTGTTGGTAGCACCTATGAAAGCGTGCAAAAAGCAACCAAGCAAGCTACCAAACTGGCTGAAGAAGGTATCACTGCTGCCGCATCAGCAGCCAACCAAGCAACTCGTGATGCTGCTAAACCTAAAGCTGCTGCAAACAAGTAAGAGTAAATCTGCGAGATAGTTAAAGTCTCGCTGGTTACACAAGAAAGGGAATATCTGTAAAAGGTATTCCCTTTTTTTATACTTAGCCTCGTAACTGCTAGCGTCATGACACGCACTGCCAGGAAAGATTTATTACGCTCTGGGCCCTGAATAGCTTAGTGCGCGTTAAATCTGCGCAGCTCTTACAACAAATCAGTCGACAATGAAGTACTATTTTTTTGCAGCGCAAAATAATACTTGCATAAATACTTTTTGCAGTGCATCATAATAGCATACATGAGCATTATTACTCTCGTACATCAGCCTTGATTGGCCATATTTCAGTTAGGAGAAATACAATTATGACTTTATTTAATCCAGAAAGCTTACAAAAAGCCCAACAAGCTCAAATTGAATTGCTACAACAAATCAGCAGCAAAATTTTTGAGAGCGTTGAACAACTCACTCAGCTACAGCTCAAAAGCCTACGTGCTGCCAGTAGCGACCAATTCGACAATTTGCGTACACAATTATCAGTAACTGATCCGCAAGATTTTGCTAAATTGCAGACATCTTTAACTCAGCCAACCGCTCAAGCCGAGCGTTTAATGGAGTTTAATCGCGAAGTATACGAGCTGATCTCCAGCACTCACGCTGACATCGCTAAACTTGCAGAAAGCCAAGCAAATGCAACAGCTCAGCAGACGCAAGACATGCTTGAGACGCTAACTAAAAACGCTCCAGCAGGCGCTGAGCCGGCAGTTGCTATGCTTAAGTCAGCTCTAGAAAGTGCTGGTAGCACCTATGAAAGCGTGCAAAAAGCAGCCAAGCAAGCAAGCAAAATGGCTGAAGAAGGTATTGCTGCCGCATCAAAAGCCAGCCAAGCTACTGTTGATGCCGCGAAGCCAAAAGCTGCTGCAAAAAAATAACAGCACACCAGCCAGACACTTAAAGTCTCGCGAGGTTGTTGAGTAAAAGAAAATGCCTGCTGATCAGCAGGCATTTTTTATTATCAAGCTGGTGCTGACTGGATATGATTCACACAAGAGCAGCGCTACCCTAAGCGTATTAGCCGTTATCATGGCTAAGAGCCTAATCAGCCTTGCACTTAAGCACGCTGATTTAATCTCTCTGCGACACCTCAAAAGCATCGCTTTACAGCGCCAAGTAAGCGCCCCAGCATATGAGCGGTATTGGCAGCCCATATATTTAGTAGCAGATAAAGCACTGACAATTTATTTTAATTATTGTCGTCAGTCATAAACATTATGTTGCTTCATCATCTTTTTTAGTTTTTGCATCTTCAGACTTAGCAGGAGATGGCGCACCAAATAAGCCAAACAGACTCTGAGTGCTCTGATAGAGTTTCTTCGATTGTTCCATATAGTCCTTCATCAAGTCACCTGTCACAGGCGATTGCTTATGGATAAAGTCACTCCATGCTTGCGATGTTTGCGCAGTCGCTTTTGTCTGCAAATCCACCACAGTCTGAATACTTTGCTCCAAGTAACTGCCGAGCATGCCTTGAAGCGGACCGTAGAAACGAATAATACCTTTAAGCATATCGCTTGAGAAAATCGGTTCGCCATCATTCTCTGCTTCTTGAATAATTTGCAAAAGAATACTGCGTGTTAAGTCTTCGCCACTCTTGGCATCAACCACTTGAAAAGGAATTTCATCAATCACCAACTGGCGTATATCGTTGACATTCACATGGGTACTGGTATGTGTGTCATACATGCGACGGTTCGCATACTTTCTGATTAAGCGCGGCTGGGAATTATTGTTATCTGACATGGGTAAAAAATCTCGCAAATAGCATGCATTAGCACTCTATCTTACCCCATCAGCGCATCTGCCGTCCTATCTCACCGGTAAATACGCGCCAACATAAGCAACTTAAACGCTAACCGCCGCCCTGTTTATAAGTCAGCGTCGCCTTAAGACAACTTATAGTCACCTAATGACGTATCAGTTCCAAATCAAATGATCTATACTTCATGTAATAAACATAACGGAGGATGATTTATGAGTAACGAAAAACGTATCGCATTGGTTACAGGCGGCATGGGCGGCATTGGAACAGCTATTAGCCGACGTTTACACGAAGATGGTTACACTGTTGTGGTGGGGTGCAGCACCGGCTCAGCTCGCAAGAACGACTGGCTCGAACAGCAGGCAAAAGAAGGTTATACATTCCAAGTTTTAGAATGCGACATTAGCGATTGGGAATCCACAAGCAAAGCATTCGGACGTCTGCGCGAAGAGGTTGGTACTATTGATGTCCTGGTCAATAATGCTGGCATAACACGCGATGGCACGTTTCGCAAAATGACTATTGAAAACTGGAACGCAGTGATCAGCACCAACCTTAACAGCCTGTTTAATACCAGCAAGCATGTCGTTGAAGATATGCTAAACAAAGGTTGGGGCAGAATTATTAACATCTCCTCAATTAACGGCCAGCGCGGACAGTTTGGTCAAGTAAACTACTCCGCAGCCAAAGCGGGTGTACACGGCTTCAGTATGGCGCTTGCACGCGAAGTCAGTGCTAAAGGTGTAACTGTCAACACAGTATCACCGGGCTATATTGAAACTGATATGACTGCTGCAATTCGTCCTGACATTTTGGAAGGTATGATTTCTGGCATCCCCGTTGGTCGCTTAGGACTACCAAAAGAGATTGCCTCGATGGTAGCTTGGCTCGCCTCAGAAGAAGCAGCTTACGCCACCGGCGCTGACTTTACAGTCAACGGCGGCATGAATATGCAGTAACAGGATCTACCCTCATTAACTTTACAAGCTGTTGTTGTCACTATCGGTTATGTTAATCGAGCATGCGCAGTCCTTATTTGGGCTGCGCATCAACTAACGCCTAGTTGCTCTAGAAGACTCAGGAATTAGTACGGCAAAACATTGTCAAAAACTATCAGTGACTGACACATCAGTAGCCTTAAGCACTCGATGTAGATAATTCAGCTTTTTGAGAGTATATCTAACAATTACACCGCGTTAGCATGCGTGGGCTTCCTTCATACACGCGAGGATCTTGCATATTTATGGATAATAACCTGCACGCTTTACACACCTACTGGTCAGCTCAGACCCCTTCGTTGCTAGCCTATGCTTGCAACAACTACGCCTCGGGGTAACACAGCACGAATGGTTCAAAGACTGCGACCACAGTGAGTGGTTTAATGTACCCAGTGATTCACTTGAGCAGTTGCAAACCGAATTCAACCAAGGTTGGATGGCTCTTGGCCAGCAGATGCTAAGCCAACAGGACTTCAACTTTGAAGACAGGCGTTTTTCCAGTGAAAACTGGAATAGCCCAATATTTGGCTCACTCGCAGCTTTCTATCTGCTTAATTCAGAGTTTCTGCTGAAACTGTTGGATTTACTGCCAATTAAAGAAGAAAAACCAAAACAACGTCTGCGCTACCTAATCGAACAGACGATCGCAGCCAGCGCACCGAGCAACTTTCTTGCGAGCAACCCAGATGCTCTAAAACGTGCATTTGAAACGCAGGGAACCAGCCTCTTTAGCGGTTTTTTACACCTAGCAAGCGACCTGCAAGAAGGTAAATTGCGCCAGAGCGACAAAGGTCATTTTGAAGTTGGAACAAGTCTGGCGATCACGCCTGGTTCAGTGGTATTTGAGAACGAGCTATTCCAACTTATACAGTACAAACCGCTTAGCAAAACACAGTACAAAAAACCGCTATTGATCGTACCGCCAGTAATCAACAAGTACTATATTCTCGACTTGCAGCCTGAGAATTCTCTAGTGCGCCACCTGCTCGAACAAGGCCATCAAGTGTTTATGATTTCTTGGCGCAACTTCGGTGAGGCACAGGCACAGGTCACGTGGGACCAAATTGTTCAAGACGGCGTAATCAGTGCGCTGCGGGCTACTCGAGCAATCAGTGGTGAGCGTCAGCTTAATACCCTTGGCTTCTGTATCGGCGGCACTCAACTCAGTTGTGCACTAGCAGTTTTAGCTGCACGAGGCGACCGCGACATCGCCAGTTTAAGCCTGTTTGCGACCTTCCTTGATTACCTAGATACCGGACCGATCAGCGTGCTTGTTGATGAAAAAATGGTTGCCGAACACGAGCGCACCATTGGTGGTCACAACGGTAAGCATGGCTTGTTTCGCGGTGAGGACATGGGCAACACGTTCTCCCTGTTACGCCCCAACGAGCTGTGGTGGAATTACAACGTCGATAAATATCTAAAAGGTGAAAAACCTAGACCTTTTGACCTACTGTTTTGGAATAACGACAGCACCAACATGCCAGGTCCAATGTATTGCTGGTATTTGCGTCACACTTATCTGCAAAACGATTTAAAGTCAGGCGATCTGGACATGTGTGGCGTTAAGCTGGACTTAAGCACCATTGATACTCCAGCCTATATTCTTGGCACCCAGGACGACCATATCGTCCCATGGCGCAGCGCTTATGCCAGCACAGCGATACTTAGCGGCCCGAAACGCTTCATCCTCGGAAGCTCTGGACATATCGCTGGGGTCATCAACCCACCAGCCAAACAGAGACGCAATTACTGGGTGAATGAGACCCTGTCGAAATCACCTGACACTTGGTTTAAAGCTGCTAAAGAGCACCCAGGCAGCTGGTGGACCGACTGGTTCGCTTGGCTCGACACTCACAGTGGCGAAAAGCGCCCTGCTGTAACCGAAATGGGCAGCGCAGAATACCCGCCCATAGAGGCCGCACCAGGCCGTTACGTTATCGAAAAAGCATAGCTCTAGAACAGACTCTTGATGGCCATTCGCGCCATCAAGAGCCTGACAAATTAAAGGAAACACTGAACAAACCCCAAGCGGGCTGCAGCCTTTGGTAAAATAGTCCAATCCGTAATTAGTATCGAGTCCACAGTCATGCAAATCACTTTCGCCGAAGCCGAGTTCGTCAGCAAAAAGAAGCAAACCCGTCGGGATCGACTGTTGATGGATCTGGAAACTCTGGTGCCTTGGTCTGTTCTGGAATCAGTGATTGAGCCGTACTATCCGAAATCTGACGGCAAACGAGGTCGTCCGACTATGGGGCTTTCTCGCATGTTACGTATGTACATTCTACAGCAGGTCATGGGGTTTTCCGATGAAGGAACTGAGGATGCCGTTTATGACAGCGCAGCAATTCAGCTGTTTATGGGTATTGATCTTGGGCGTGATGCCGTGCCGGATGCGACCACTTTGTTGCGTTTTCGTCGTCTGCTGGAAACTCACAGCCTGACTCAACAAATTTTTGCTGCGGTCAATTACCAACTGGCGAGCAAGGGCTTGTACCTCAAGGAAGGCACGGTGGTTGACGCTACAATTATTGCCGCACCACCTTCCACCAAGAATAAGAGTAAAAGCCGTGATCCGCAAATGCGCTCCACTAAGAAAGGCAATCAGTATTACTTTGGCATGAAAGCTCACATCGGTGCTGATGCGGCTAGCGGTTTGGTGCACACACTGGTCACCACTGCGGCCAACGTGCACGACGTGAACCAAGCTCATGCTTTGCTACACGGCGAGGAACAGCAGGTATACGGTGATTCTGGTTATCTGGGGGCTGACAAACGGGAAGAAAATAAGGATAAAGATGTGGAGTGGGTGGTAGCCATGCGCCATGGAAAGCGTCGAAAGCTGCGCGATAGCGGCACAGAAGAAGGTCAACTGGCTGACAAAATCGAAAAATTAAAGAGCCGGATACGCGCCAAGGTTGAGCATCCCTTTTACTGGGTCAAAGTGCACTTTGGTCACCGCAAGACTCGCTACCGTGGCTTGGCGAAAAACACAGCCCATCTCTATAGCCTGTTTGCCTTGGCAAACCTGTTCTTGTCGAAGCGATGTATGCCGTTGGCGGGATAAATCCGCCTAAAAACCGGTAAGCTGCCGGGAAAAGCAGCAAAAACGGGTAAAACTGCTGATAAAAAGGTTTTTTATGGCCCTGAAGTTGAAATTTAAGAGCTGAATTTTAAATCCGCATGGATTGGCTGGTTTGATTGGTTTTATTCAGCGTTTCCTAAAGCATCTATAAACGCATCAACTCTCTTAATCGACAGTTCTTTTCACTGTACTACTTGGGTATTTCCATTTTTAGCTCAACGCGGCGGTTTTGCGCTCGTCCTTCAGCCGTTGCATTTGACGCTAAAGACTGGGTGTCGGCAAAACCAACTGCTCGTAAGCGTTTGCTACTAATACCATTAGCTTCCAAGTACCGCACTACACTGCCGGCCCTAGAGCCTGACAGCTCCCAATTGGATGGGTAACGCCCCTGAATTGGCACGGAATCTGTATGGCCTTCCACGACAATTTGAAAGTTACTTTCCCGCAAGACATTAACCAACTTTTTAAGCACAGCAGCCCCCGCTAAGCCTAAATCAGCCTGACCCGAGGCAAATAGAATTTCACTCTTAATCCTAAAATTAACAACCCCAGCACTAATACTCACATCAATATCATCACCGAGCTGATCAAAACCCAAATCACTTAGACTGTGCTCCCCTTCTTCGCCCTCCAAACCCTCCCCCAAGCCCAAGCTACCCCCTTTATCTTGCAGCTTATCGCTCGACTGCAAACCCTCTAACTGCTCACTGCCCGCACCTACAATTGCCAGATCAACACCAAGCCTACTTCCTCCACCTGCGACGACACTGTCGCCTGCGTTAGCCTCATAGTCAGACCCAGTAACAAAGTCCCCTTTACCAGAAAAAGCTAGCATAACAATGAGCAAAACCAATAACAGCGTCATCATATCTAAGTAAGTCGAAAACCAAGTTTCCTCTTCCTCTCGAGGCTCAGCGCTACTATCTAGGGCTAGCCACACTTTACCTGACCCTGTGGTCTTATTTGCCATGCGCGCTAATTTAAGTTCTGCCTCTAAACGCTTGGTTTTCTCTATGAGCTGACTAATTTCAGAGTTATTTTCTTTACTCATTAATCATTCTCTTACTTTGCTATAGCGACCATCACCATCATTAATCTCATCTTGGTGTTGCTCCATAAATGAGTTTAAAGTTTCGCGCATCATGGCTGGGCTACGTTTTTGACTCATCATAGACACGCCTTGCAACACCATATTCATTAGCACTAAGCGCCGTTCAGTACGACGTTCAAGCTTTACTGCAACCGGTTTAAACAACAAGTTAGAAAATAAAACACCATAAAACGTGGTCATAAGTGCTAAAGCCATTTGCTGACCAATTAGCGCCATATCCCCATCACCTAACAAAAACATCAGATTTACTAAACCAACTAGCGTACCTATCATGCCAAATGCCGGCGCATAACTGGCCATAACACGAAACAATTGCGCTTCAGCATGCTCACGAGCGCGCATTCTTGAGATACGCCATTGCAATAACTCTAAAATCTCTTCCTCAGGCGTCATATCGATAACAAGTTGCACGCCAGTTTTTAAGAAAGGATTAAATACCTGTTCTAGCGCCTTTTCTACCGCGCGGATATCACTTCTAACCCAAAGACGTGAAATATTAATTAATTCATCAAGATCATTTTCAGTGTAAAACTTTTCATTGCGTAACACAGTGCCCATTAAACCAAAAATACGCACTACTTCGCGTAATGGATAACTGATAAAAGTTGCGGCTAAAGTGCCCACAAGCACAATTAGAATACTGGGTATATCCAAAAATAAAGAGGGATCAACTGCCGTATAGAAAATAACAACGCCCAGCAAAATAACACTGGCGACTATACCTATTAGAGTGGAGGGATTCATATGAAAAAACCTAAAGTATCACATAAAAATATGTAAGACTTTAGCATAAACAAACCACAACTCCGAATAACAGGCACAAACTTTGCTTTATTTGCTTTTAAATAGAATATAAGCCTAGAAAATTAATATATCGGTACAAGCACAAGCCAAGTAATTATCCTGCGCGCAATCACGCCTCATAGCAATGCCACGACTGTTTCTGGACAGCTGCAACTGGTTGACACTTTGGCGGGCAAGTTACAGGCAATCACCACACATCACTGCAATATTGCAAACACTGTAGAGCGCAATATTGAAGTTATTATTGCTACTGTCATGGCAATCTCCACACTTGATCAGCAACTGTCATAGGCTAAAACCCGCTGCGCCTGCATCTAGCCTATGAAAGCTCAACAATACAACGCTTAGCTCTGATGATACGCATATAATATTAAGCAACCTTAAGCGCACTGATCAGTGACGTCTTGAATACACAAGCTTATAAGATGACGAGCAAGGTAATTTTCTGCCAATAGGAGAAGAGCCTGCTTAACACTCGCCGAATAAAAGCCTGACCGACTATGAATGCAACGTCGTCATGCTCAGAGAAGCAGGTCTTAAACAACAGACGAAAAAAAAGAGCCCTTAGGCTCTTTCTTCTTTTAGCGCGTACGCCAAATTGGAGCGGAAAACGAGACTCGAACTCGCGACCCCGACCTTGGCAAGGTCGTGCTCTACCAACTGAGCTATTTCCGCATAATATGGCGTCCCCTAGGGGACTCGAACCCCTGTTACCGCCGTGAAAGGGCGGTGTCCTAGGCCACTAGACGAAGGGGACGCAGCCTTGGAGCTTATAACAGCTTGCAACTTCATGCTTGGGCGTTTTGCTTTATTGCTTGAAGTGGCGCGCATATTACGGAGCATTGGCAAAAGCGTCAAGCCTTTTTTGAAAATTCTTTATATTTCAATGCTCTGGCGCGGTTTTCGGCATAAACATCAGCTGAATTTCGTGATTCCAGTCAAAATCC comes from Pseudomonas sp. C27(2019) and encodes:
- a CDS encoding motility protein A, whose translation is MNPSTLIGIVASVILLGVVIFYTAVDPSLFLDIPSILIVLVGTLAATFISYPLREVVRIFGLMGTVLRNEKFYTENDLDELINISRLWVRSDIRAVEKALEQVFNPFLKTGVQLVIDMTPEEEILELLQWRISRMRAREHAEAQLFRVMASYAPAFGMIGTLVGLVNLMFLLGDGDMALIGQQMALALMTTFYGVLFSNLLFKPVAVKLERRTERRLVLMNMVLQGVSMMSQKRSPAMMRETLNSFMEQHQDEINDGDGRYSKVRE